One Myxococcota bacterium DNA segment encodes these proteins:
- a CDS encoding DUF1343 domain-containing protein: MPNTLTGLDILVNEKFARLKGLRIGLLAHPASIDSKLVHILHRCLEHKIEVKRLFGAEHGFWGNAQDMESVSDSVDAKTGIPVTSLYGQTRDSLLLNPDYLKDVDVLVCDLQDIGSRYYTFAYTIAFALKACEQAGIKCMVLDRPNPLGGIQKEGNLVRPEFVSFVGEYPLQNRHGLTLGELARFFKTHDQLSCELEVVEMQNWSREMYFEDTGLPWVLPSPNMPTPDTALVYPGGCLFEGTNLSEGRGTTRPFELVGGAYIKDPEHFAELAMSCDLPGAFLRPCWFTPIFHKHAHQLCGGLQIHVTNKHQFNAFKTGVAIIWAARQFEGFAWRTESYEFVSDRLAIDLLFGCDKPRIAMDREASFEEVYQVAI; this comes from the coding sequence ATGCCCAATACGCTTACTGGCCTAGACATCCTAGTCAACGAGAAATTCGCCCGCCTTAAAGGCCTTCGAATTGGTTTGCTTGCCCATCCGGCCAGCATCGATTCTAAGCTGGTTCATATTTTGCACCGGTGCTTGGAGCATAAGATTGAAGTAAAGCGCCTATTTGGCGCTGAACACGGCTTTTGGGGCAATGCTCAGGACATGGAAAGTGTCAGCGATTCAGTTGACGCTAAAACAGGCATTCCGGTCACCAGCCTCTATGGCCAGACCAGAGACAGCTTACTTTTAAATCCTGATTATCTGAAAGACGTCGATGTTTTAGTTTGCGATTTGCAGGACATCGGCTCTCGCTATTATACCTTTGCATATACGATCGCCTTTGCGCTGAAAGCTTGCGAGCAGGCAGGCATCAAATGCATGGTTCTCGATAGACCAAATCCTTTGGGCGGGATCCAAAAAGAAGGCAACCTCGTTCGGCCTGAGTTTGTATCATTCGTTGGTGAATATCCTTTGCAAAATCGCCATGGTTTGACTTTGGGCGAGCTTGCTCGTTTTTTCAAAACGCATGACCAGCTTAGCTGCGAACTCGAAGTTGTTGAAATGCAAAACTGGTCTCGGGAAATGTATTTCGAAGATACCGGCCTTCCTTGGGTGCTACCTTCTCCGAACATGCCGACGCCGGATACGGCCCTTGTGTATCCGGGGGGGTGTTTGTTTGAGGGGACTAACTTATCTGAAGGTCGCGGCACGACTAGGCCGTTTGAACTTGTCGGTGGGGCTTATATTAAAGATCCGGAGCATTTTGCAGAACTAGCCATGAGCTGCGATTTGCCGGGGGCTTTTTTAAGGCCTTGCTGGTTTACACCGATTTTTCATAAGCACGCACATCAACTTTGCGGTGGTTTGCAAATTCATGTGACTAACAAGCATCAGTTTAACGCGTTTAAAACAGGCGTCGCGATTATTTGGGCGGCGCGGCAATTTGAAGGTTTTGCCTGGCGGACCGAATCTTATGAATTTGTGTCGGATAGGCTCGCGATCGATTTGCTGTTTGGCTGTGATAAGCCCAGAATTGCTATGGATCGAGAGGCTTCGTTCGAAGAAGTTTATCAAGTGGCCATATGA
- a CDS encoding DUF4399 domain-containing protein has translation MKYALLALLILAGCNKTPKEGVYFTNLGNNVKVPATFLVKFGVSGMELKPAGQDIENQHAGHHHLLIDNTAGEIPAGEIVPMDDKNIHYGKAQTESVLELSPGKHTLTLQFGDGAHRSYGKKMAHTITVFVGK, from the coding sequence ATGAAATATGCCCTACTCGCTCTGTTAATACTCGCTGGCTGCAACAAGACACCTAAAGAAGGCGTCTACTTTACCAACCTGGGAAATAACGTCAAAGTGCCAGCAACTTTTTTGGTTAAGTTTGGGGTCTCTGGCATGGAGCTAAAACCAGCGGGTCAAGACATTGAAAACCAGCACGCGGGACATCATCATCTATTAATAGACAACACAGCGGGCGAAATCCCCGCAGGTGAGATTGTCCCAATGGATGACAAAAACATTCATTATGGCAAGGCTCAGACCGAAAGCGTTCTAGAACTCTCGCCCGGTAAACACACGCTAACCCTGCAATTCGGCGATGGCGCTCATCGCTCCTATGGCAAGAAGATGGCGCACACGATCACGGTTTTTGTAGGGAAATAG
- a CDS encoding VacB/RNase II family 3'-5' exoribonuclease, with protein MSKIKRQQWHGRHQKNEKFEPRNDLRTEINFLIRDSHVETEFSQKATEMAKQFRDNPSPKEQKNRTNLKSLPLCTIDGETAKDFDDAVYAKKNGRNFEVLVAIADVAHYVTERSPIDIDAIKRATSIYYPGHCIPMIPEALSNGLCSLKPKVPRLCMTAEFIVTPAGLVKDVRVGQAVMKSQARLTYTGVQKLIDSSFKKIDKIPVPVVESIKVLQKAALALRKARAKRGSIDFDAVEAVVALNKKGEPISIAPSERLEAHRLIEDLMIAANEAVAGYLEEKGIATIFRIHEPPNSEKLKAFSELAQSLGALTPEGQRALMKAGESPAALAGLIASFKEHPAKASLDSALLRSMMQARYSSKNAGHYGLASKSYLHFTSPIRRYPDLMVHRVLKEHWAKQKSKRDLEEVAMHCSSQERKATDLERQIHALHACWFMKDKIGEQHRGVITTKTDFGFFVRLNLHHIEGLVHISNIPTQRWATVKVGDKVLVEVANVNLVRRLIDFKLL; from the coding sequence ATGAGTAAAATAAAGCGCCAACAGTGGCATGGGCGCCATCAAAAGAATGAAAAATTTGAGCCACGAAACGATTTAAGAACAGAAATTAATTTTCTTATCAGGGACAGCCATGTCGAGACGGAATTCTCCCAAAAAGCCACCGAGATGGCTAAGCAATTCCGCGATAACCCGAGTCCTAAAGAGCAAAAAAACCGCACCAATCTGAAATCTCTGCCCCTGTGCACTATCGATGGTGAGACCGCAAAAGATTTCGATGACGCGGTTTATGCTAAAAAGAACGGCCGAAATTTTGAAGTATTGGTCGCCATCGCAGACGTTGCTCACTATGTAACCGAACGCTCGCCAATCGACATCGATGCGATCAAACGTGCCACGAGTATTTACTACCCTGGTCATTGCATCCCGATGATTCCAGAAGCGCTGTCTAACGGCCTATGTTCGCTCAAGCCTAAAGTGCCTAGACTTTGCATGACAGCAGAATTTATCGTCACGCCTGCCGGTTTAGTTAAGGACGTTCGCGTCGGACAAGCCGTGATGAAAAGCCAGGCCAGGCTAACCTACACCGGGGTTCAAAAGCTGATCGATTCCAGCTTCAAGAAGATCGACAAGATCCCTGTGCCGGTGGTTGAAAGCATTAAGGTGCTACAAAAAGCTGCCTTGGCCCTGCGAAAAGCGCGCGCCAAACGCGGCTCGATCGATTTTGATGCTGTGGAAGCTGTCGTAGCGCTGAACAAGAAAGGCGAACCAATATCCATCGCCCCGTCTGAAAGGTTGGAAGCGCATCGTCTTATCGAAGATTTGATGATCGCAGCCAATGAAGCGGTTGCCGGATATTTAGAAGAAAAAGGCATCGCAACTATTTTCCGTATCCACGAGCCACCAAACTCCGAAAAGCTCAAAGCCTTCTCTGAGCTCGCTCAAAGCCTAGGCGCCCTGACGCCTGAAGGCCAACGCGCCCTGATGAAGGCCGGCGAGAGCCCCGCCGCATTGGCAGGCCTCATCGCCAGCTTCAAGGAACATCCCGCCAAAGCAAGCTTAGACAGCGCCTTGCTGAGATCGATGATGCAAGCCAGATATAGTTCCAAAAATGCTGGGCATTACGGGCTGGCATCTAAAAGCTATCTGCACTTCACATCCCCCATCAGGCGTTACCCTGACTTGATGGTCCACAGGGTCTTGAAAGAGCACTGGGCTAAACAAAAGAGCAAGCGAGATCTAGAAGAAGTAGCGATGCATTGCAGCAGCCAAGAGCGCAAGGCCACCGATTTGGAACGCCAAATCCATGCGCTGCATGCCTGTTGGTTCATGAAGGATAAGATCGGCGAGCAGCATAGAGGCGTTATCACCACCAAAACCGATTTCGGCTTCTTTGTGCGGTTGAACCTTCACCATATCGAAGGCTTGGTTCACATCTCCAATATCCCAACCCAACGCTGGGCCACCGTTAAAGTGGGAGACAAAGTATTGGTTGAAGTGGCGAATGTGAATTTGGTGCGCAGGCTGATTGACTTTAAGTTACTCTAA
- a CDS encoding OmpA family protein, with product MKSFPIVMLLLIAGCQHASQALSPKVIPSAGCPRMVSVYFNDSSDKLTQDDKKVLDVFAACYPAHPHRKVKIAGNTDGLGSPESNLSLSTHRAETVFKYLSKKGVNEANMTAIANASTHPVAPDDNSAGRLQNRRVDVSLE from the coding sequence ATGAAATCATTTCCAATCGTCATGCTACTTTTAATTGCGGGGTGCCAACACGCCAGTCAAGCGCTAAGCCCTAAAGTAATTCCATCAGCCGGCTGTCCCCGAATGGTATCTGTGTATTTCAACGACAGCTCAGACAAATTAACCCAGGACGATAAAAAGGTCCTTGATGTTTTTGCGGCCTGCTATCCAGCCCACCCACATAGAAAAGTAAAAATTGCCGGAAACACGGACGGCCTTGGCTCGCCCGAAAGTAACTTAAGCCTAAGCACCCACCGTGCCGAAACTGTATTCAAGTATTTAAGCAAAAAGGGCGTCAATGAAGCCAACATGACCGCGATTGCCAATGCCAGCACGCACCCTGTTGCCCCTGACGACAACTCTGCCGGCCGTCTTCAAAACCGCCGGGTCGATGTTTCTCTGGAATAG
- a CDS encoding PIN domain-containing protein: MIYLDTHVVVMLHEAWTEQIPAKVRKLIETSERILISPMVQLELEYLFELKKMDLNPTELLNHLADDIALEVCSLPFKIVAAKAAKQHWTRDPFDRIITAQAAVDGLPLLTKDRLILDNYEHAVWNL, translated from the coding sequence ATGATCTATTTAGATACCCATGTGGTTGTGATGCTGCATGAGGCTTGGACCGAACAAATTCCTGCGAAGGTCAGGAAACTGATCGAGACGAGTGAAAGGATTCTGATTTCGCCCATGGTCCAGCTGGAACTTGAATATTTGTTCGAACTCAAAAAGATGGATTTGAATCCTACGGAATTGCTGAATCATCTTGCCGACGATATTGCTCTTGAAGTATGTAGCTTGCCATTTAAAATTGTTGCAGCCAAAGCGGCGAAGCAACATTGGACGAGAGATCCATTTGATCGAATCATCACAGCGCAAGCTGCGGTAGATGGATTGCCGTTATTGACTAAAGACCGTTTGATTTTAGATAATTATGAACATGCAGTTTGGAATTTATAA
- a CDS encoding serine hydrolase domain-containing protein, with the protein MSTDPRRAVLESFLESVVARGFTDRAAGAVYQMGHLVEAHAGVSDPKLEYDLASLTKILCTTYLAAGAVVEQKLDLQETPWPAWPGVTVEHLLAHRSGLPAWREIHSIADVLAVEPTEKPGIVTVYSDIGFMALGDLLEQRLGQKLDHLYAHEAVHFHGPVPVNDANCRALGGVAGHAGLFGTLDAVLDEAKHILKCLKNPESEFEEMIYRFARFPGSRGLGFDKASPEGSGGGVLSEQAVGHLGFTGTSLWIDPVDGAVYILLLRRLDEGQKKDELLEIRRQFHRCLSSRA; encoded by the coding sequence ATGTCTACAGATCCTCGAAGAGCTGTTTTAGAAAGTTTTCTTGAAAGTGTGGTGGCTCGGGGTTTTACAGACCGCGCTGCTGGTGCAGTTTACCAAATGGGGCATCTGGTTGAGGCTCATGCGGGGGTTTCTGATCCCAAGCTTGAATATGACTTGGCTTCGCTGACGAAAATCTTGTGTACAACTTACCTAGCGGCCGGGGCGGTCGTTGAGCAGAAGTTGGATTTACAGGAAACGCCTTGGCCCGCTTGGCCTGGCGTGACGGTTGAACACCTGTTGGCGCATCGAAGTGGGCTGCCGGCTTGGCGTGAAATTCATAGTATCGCTGATGTTTTAGCTGTGGAGCCCACGGAAAAACCTGGGATTGTTACTGTTTATTCGGACATCGGATTTATGGCGCTTGGGGACTTGCTAGAGCAAAGGCTTGGCCAGAAACTGGATCATTTATATGCGCATGAGGCAGTGCATTTTCATGGGCCGGTGCCCGTTAACGACGCAAATTGCAGAGCGCTGGGCGGGGTGGCTGGGCATGCTGGGCTTTTTGGGACTTTGGATGCGGTGCTTGACGAAGCTAAGCATATTTTGAAATGTCTGAAGAATCCGGAATCTGAGTTTGAAGAGATGATCTATCGCTTTGCCAGATTTCCTGGGTCTAGAGGGCTTGGATTTGATAAAGCTAGCCCCGAAGGATCCGGCGGGGGTGTGTTGTCTGAGCAAGCCGTTGGGCATTTGGGATTTACGGGTACAAGTCTTTGGATTGATCCAGTTGATGGGGCGGTTTATATTCTATTGCTGCGTCGGTTGGATGAAGGGCAAAAAAAAGATGAATTGCTGGAAATCCGCCGGCAATTCCACCGCTGTCTGTCATCCCGGGCTTGA
- a CDS encoding phosphoribosyltransferase family protein — MNESFEKFLNALWPQKCLACDQLVNLETFCQFCEASIRPADAAAVFMFSGAIRTAIQQAKFMPNESKARRLIAYASQHTASEYASLEGIVFVPIHWRRRIHRGFDLSALFAIMLSKQLGIPVRDWLRNIRFDKALTLAKSREERIKLTQGRYALRRRRSSSRVLLVDDVTTTGATLEAAKSALTAAGHEVHCYTLAKTPARGKVDT; from the coding sequence GTGAATGAAAGCTTCGAAAAATTCCTAAACGCGCTATGGCCTCAAAAATGTCTGGCCTGTGATCAGTTGGTAAATTTAGAAACCTTTTGCCAGTTTTGCGAAGCATCGATCAGGCCAGCGGATGCAGCGGCCGTCTTCATGTTTAGCGGCGCGATCAGGACCGCTATCCAGCAAGCAAAATTTATGCCCAACGAGAGCAAAGCCAGGCGACTCATCGCCTATGCCTCACAACACACGGCATCTGAATACGCGAGCCTGGAAGGCATTGTCTTCGTACCCATCCATTGGCGCAGGCGTATTCACCGCGGGTTCGACTTATCTGCTCTATTCGCCATCATGCTCAGCAAGCAACTTGGAATCCCTGTGCGCGATTGGCTGAGAAACATCAGATTCGACAAAGCTTTAACTTTGGCGAAATCCCGCGAGGAGCGGATTAAATTAACACAGGGCAGATACGCATTGAGACGCCGTCGTTCATCAAGCCGAGTTCTCTTGGTCGATGACGTCACCACCACAGGCGCAACGCTAGAGGCAGCAAAAAGTGCCTTGACCGCTGCCGGCCATGAGGTCCATTGCTACACGCTTGCCAAAACACCGGCGCGCGGTAAAGTCGATACATGA
- a CDS encoding TIGR04551 family protein, with amino-acid sequence MARLFIVLSLLGTLLFAEDWVQETSPKLNFLELNGYFRTRMDFMSRCDLGTFIPQNLMGTGSTAGSGTSGCPVPYAYNDPEYADKNAADRPHTLFGANLRLRLDPTLNVTEDIRIKGQVDILDNMVLGSAAGLYKSASYPYTFLTATQYPEPGMLTVKRAWAEIDTPAGEIRFGRMPLNWGMGVLYNSGNHITNDYGDNVDGVMFITQAFGHYVMPGFFVSYVGQTQRGGGMGSAGDNGEPFQSNEWGQRYNLDPTDDAYTFMLNIAQKDKPADVKALLADGRPVFNYGLSGSYRFQVNDSAGVPAGQPLQQRNSNAGFLSLWADYYVEKLHIEAEAVGIAGKIGNSKGLWLDGSGRSDALTILQAGVALKSRYGFMSDKLGVGLDAGWASGDSAPGMGARPGLNKNFQKGAADGPQFGGSDTSINNFRFNPDYRIDLILFREIIGTITDAFYLKPHIAYDFTKAFGARLDVVSSFTNFAESTPGQSHLLGLEFDASVYYRSEQGIYAMGQFGLLVPFSGFNHSELNSIKLQQDFGTAKVATAFQIFAGIEF; translated from the coding sequence ATGGCACGACTTTTTATTGTTCTTAGTCTTCTGGGTACCCTTCTATTTGCTGAAGATTGGGTACAGGAAACCTCGCCGAAGCTTAATTTTTTAGAGTTAAACGGGTATTTTAGAACGCGTATGGACTTTATGAGTCGCTGCGATCTGGGCACTTTTATCCCGCAGAATCTGATGGGTACTGGATCAACGGCTGGATCAGGGACGTCAGGTTGCCCTGTGCCTTACGCTTATAATGATCCTGAATATGCCGATAAAAATGCGGCTGATCGACCGCACACTTTGTTCGGAGCGAATTTGCGTCTTCGGCTTGATCCGACATTGAATGTGACCGAAGATATTCGGATCAAGGGCCAGGTTGATATTTTGGACAACATGGTTTTAGGATCGGCAGCCGGGCTTTATAAGAGTGCCAGTTACCCATACACTTTTTTAACGGCCACGCAGTATCCGGAACCTGGGATGTTGACCGTCAAACGCGCTTGGGCCGAGATTGATACGCCGGCCGGTGAAATTCGTTTCGGGCGGATGCCGTTGAACTGGGGTATGGGCGTTTTGTATAACTCCGGCAATCACATTACCAATGATTACGGCGATAACGTAGACGGCGTGATGTTTATCACTCAGGCGTTTGGGCATTATGTCATGCCTGGATTTTTTGTGTCGTATGTGGGTCAAACCCAACGCGGCGGAGGAATGGGATCAGCAGGTGATAATGGGGAACCGTTTCAATCAAATGAATGGGGCCAGCGTTATAATTTAGATCCAACGGATGATGCTTACACTTTCATGTTGAACATTGCTCAGAAAGATAAGCCGGCAGATGTTAAGGCTTTGCTTGCTGACGGGCGCCCAGTGTTTAATTATGGTTTGTCGGGCTCATATCGCTTCCAAGTGAATGACTCTGCCGGCGTGCCTGCTGGGCAGCCTCTCCAGCAGCGAAATTCGAATGCTGGATTTTTATCGTTATGGGCTGATTACTATGTGGAAAAACTTCATATCGAAGCGGAAGCGGTGGGTATTGCCGGAAAGATTGGCAACTCGAAGGGATTGTGGCTCGATGGTTCTGGCAGAAGTGATGCGCTAACAATTTTGCAAGCCGGTGTTGCCTTGAAATCTCGCTATGGATTTATGAGTGATAAGCTTGGCGTTGGTTTGGACGCAGGGTGGGCTTCAGGAGATTCAGCGCCTGGTATGGGTGCAAGGCCTGGTCTAAATAAGAATTTTCAAAAGGGTGCGGCAGATGGCCCGCAATTTGGTGGTAGCGATACCAGCATCAACAACTTTAGATTCAATCCCGATTATCGAATCGATTTGATTTTATTTAGAGAGATTATTGGAACCATTACCGATGCTTTCTATTTAAAGCCTCATATTGCTTATGATTTTACCAAAGCGTTTGGTGCGCGGCTGGATGTGGTTTCTTCGTTTACCAATTTTGCCGAGTCTACTCCGGGTCAAAGCCATTTGTTGGGGTTGGAGTTCGATGCATCCGTATATTACAGATCGGAGCAGGGCATCTACGCCATGGGTCAGTTTGGCCTTTTGGTGCCGTTTTCAGGCTTTAATCATAGCGAGCTTAATAGCATTAAGCTGCAGCAAGATTTTGGCACGGCCAAAGTTGCTACAGCATTTCAGATATTCGCCGGTATTGAATTTTAA
- a CDS encoding sigma-70 family RNA polymerase sigma factor: MLRDPQLLQSYRMGEETAFLALYEKYATSLRRFLQSGFNFSSQGKMCRFRGTDSSLDAESLVQETFARAFAKTTRENYDGIRPFQTYLFSIAKNLVLRESLQRDRMISSEFIDEAESSEGAFSGGIESELCLNPEKHAENEQLKKIMQTFIDGLGAEEKSFFRERFARGLTQENTAEKMGTTRARIKLLEKNMRKEFLEMLRKHGYLVNYTPNPRWKRDAGSLMEESRRVAY; the protein is encoded by the coding sequence ATGCTACGCGATCCGCAATTGCTACAATCATATCGAATGGGCGAAGAAACCGCATTTTTGGCACTTTACGAAAAGTACGCCACTTCACTTCGCCGATTTCTACAAAGTGGATTTAACTTTTCCAGCCAGGGAAAAATGTGTCGCTTCCGCGGAACCGACTCAAGCCTGGATGCCGAATCGTTGGTCCAAGAAACCTTCGCTAGAGCGTTCGCCAAAACGACGCGCGAAAATTACGATGGGATCAGACCGTTTCAGACCTATCTATTTTCCATCGCGAAAAACTTGGTCCTGCGTGAGAGTCTGCAAAGAGATCGCATGATTTCATCCGAATTCATTGACGAAGCCGAAAGCTCCGAAGGGGCTTTCAGCGGCGGCATCGAAAGCGAGCTCTGCCTAAATCCAGAAAAACATGCGGAAAACGAACAGCTCAAAAAGATCATGCAAACCTTTATCGACGGCTTAGGTGCTGAAGAAAAAAGCTTTTTCAGAGAGCGCTTCGCCAGAGGTCTAACCCAAGAAAACACCGCCGAAAAAATGGGCACCACCAGAGCGCGCATTAAGCTTTTAGAAAAAAACATGCGCAAAGAATTTTTAGAAATGCTGCGCAAACACGGCTATTTAGTAAACTACACCCCAAACCCAAGATGGAAGCGCGACGCCGGCTCCCTCATGGAAGAAAGCCGCCGAGTAGCCTACTAA
- a CDS encoding type II toxin-antitoxin system Phd/YefM family antitoxin — protein sequence MVSVSKFREDVYRLIDQVIETGLPLEIERKGTVLEVVAKTRPSKLERLKASRLKREPIMSEEDLESIVHIDWSSEWRPVL from the coding sequence ATGGTGAGTGTGTCCAAATTTAGGGAAGATGTTTATCGCTTGATTGACCAGGTTATAGAAACTGGTCTGCCTTTGGAAATTGAACGCAAAGGAACGGTGTTAGAAGTTGTCGCGAAAACGAGACCCTCGAAACTTGAACGCCTTAAAGCCAGCCGACTTAAACGAGAGCCTATTATGTCTGAAGAGGACTTGGAAAGTATCGTTCACATTGATTGGTCTTCAGAATGGCGGCCAGTCTTATGA
- a CDS encoding LD-carboxypeptidase — protein MKILPMAVSSPFIAERYEAGAQVLKSRGHEFMFEPKARESVRGYLNGSDVERLAELTNALKSKADLVWAVRGGYGLTRLLPDLDLSGVAKFPVAVGFSDTSALLMHLWSRYKAKSLHARCVEKLEAESDESLQALDLILAGQAKQIKYPKFDASIESGNLEGILLAANLAVLTALVGTESMPKLEGCILILEDVNEPVYKLDRMFTQLWASGALKGVVAIVVGYLTECGDRPEQVFLERCADLGIPCFTGFPMGHQSPNWPVPVGVQARIQTTEGSACLQILEELF, from the coding sequence ATGAAAATTCTTCCGATGGCTGTTTCCAGCCCTTTTATTGCAGAGCGTTATGAAGCTGGTGCTCAGGTTTTAAAAAGTCGCGGCCATGAATTTATGTTTGAGCCTAAGGCGCGTGAATCGGTACGTGGCTATTTAAATGGGTCGGATGTGGAACGTTTAGCTGAACTTACTAATGCACTTAAAAGTAAGGCGGATTTGGTTTGGGCAGTTCGGGGCGGTTACGGTTTGACACGCTTGTTGCCTGACTTGGACTTGTCGGGCGTGGCTAAATTCCCGGTAGCGGTTGGCTTTTCCGATACGTCTGCTTTGCTGATGCACCTTTGGAGTCGGTATAAAGCAAAAAGCTTGCACGCGCGATGTGTTGAGAAACTGGAAGCAGAATCTGACGAAAGTTTGCAGGCACTGGATCTAATTTTAGCGGGGCAGGCTAAACAAATTAAGTATCCTAAATTCGACGCTTCAATTGAAAGCGGCAATCTCGAAGGCATTTTGCTGGCGGCAAATTTGGCGGTGTTGACCGCTCTGGTGGGCACGGAGTCTATGCCTAAGCTTGAAGGCTGCATTTTGATTTTAGAAGATGTGAACGAGCCTGTTTATAAGTTGGATCGCATGTTCACACAACTTTGGGCAAGCGGCGCGCTGAAAGGCGTGGTCGCCATTGTTGTTGGCTATTTGACCGAATGTGGCGACAGGCCAGAACAGGTGTTTTTGGAGCGGTGCGCTGATTTAGGCATACCATGCTTTACGGGCTTTCCGATGGGGCATCAATCGCCCAACTGGCCAGTACCTGTTGGGGTGCAGGCGCGAATTCAAACCACGGAGGGCTCGGCATGTCTACAGATCCTCGAAGAGCTGTTTTAG